The following proteins are co-located in the Meriones unguiculatus strain TT.TT164.6M chromosome 4, Bangor_MerUng_6.1, whole genome shotgun sequence genome:
- the LOC110565582 gene encoding eppin-like: MKFSRFVSILVLFGLFANVQGPGLTDWLFPRRCPRFREQCDYKERDLCTKDRNCQSKEKCCTFSCGKKCLDPQQDICSLPKDPGYCMAYFRRWWYNKENSTCQLFIYGGCHGNNNNFQTRSMCQNACEKKSHS, encoded by the exons ATGAAGTTTTCCAGATTTGTGAGCATCCTGGTGCTATTTGGCCTGTTTGCAAATGTCCAGGGACCTGGTCTAACTGACTGGCTGTTTCCCA GGAGATGCCCCAGATTCAGAGAGCAGTGTGATTACAAAGAAAGGGACCTGTGTACCAAGGACCGGAACTGTCAGAGCAAAGAGAAGTGCTGCACTTTCAGCTGCGGAAAGAAATGTCTAGACCCCCAACAAG ACATATGCAGCCTGCCAAAAGACCCTGGCTACTGCATGGCCTACTTCCGTCGTTGGTGGTATAACAAGGAAAACAGCACGTGCCAACTCTTCATCTACGGAGGCTGCCACGGGAACAATAACAACTTCCAAACCCGAAGTATGTGCCAGAATGCCTgcgaaaaaaaaa GCCACTCCTGA
- the LOC110565581 gene encoding WAP four-disulfide core domain protein 6A-like yields the protein MPPDRLRLPKMRLWALLPFLTPFIFPWSIQEPELAEGFFIRSCPRVRVKCEVQERNECTRHKQCPDKKRCCLFSCGKKCLDLRDDVCSLPQDSGPCLAYFPRWRYDQETELCTQFIYGGCQGNANNFQSEGICTVVCKKNNIPSWI from the exons ATGCCTCCAGACAGGCTACGGCTTCCCAAAATGAGACTCTGGGCACTCCTGCCATTCCTGACCCCCTTCATCTTCCCATGGAGCATCCAGGAGCCTGAGCTGGCAGAGGGGTTCTTTATCA GATCATGCCCAAGAGTCAGAGTGAAGTGTGAAGTTCAAGAGAGGAACGAGTGCACAAGGCACAAGCAGTGTCCAGACAAGAAAAGGTGCTGCCTGTTCAGCTGTGGGAAGAAGTGCTTAGACCTCAGAGATG ATGTATGCAGTCTGCCACAGGATTCTGGCCCCTGCTTGGCTTACTTTCCACGCTGGCGGTATGACCAAGAAACTGAGCTCTGTACCCAATTCATCTATGGTGGTTGCCAAGGGAATGCGAACAACTTCCAATCTGAAGGTATCTGCACAGTTGTCTGCAAAAAAAACA ACATACCTTCCTGGATATAA